A window from Kluyveromyces lactis strain NRRL Y-1140 chromosome E complete sequence encodes these proteins:
- the ACF4 gene encoding Acf4p (some similarities with uniprot|P47129 Saccharomyces cerevisiae YJR083C ACF4 Protein of unknown function computational analysis of large-scale protein-protein interaction data suggests a possible role in actin cytoskeleton organization potential Cdc28p substrate), giving the protein MSKRVVSDSTGLYRLNIVNKERNNQDENTTEQKIHGNERDTEESSPSKAGQPPSPRRTALKIDLSNTESNDQETEKEIMTKIAKVEDEILQCESKLVSLNQELKALQQKLRPVINQNAVDERSENTSLLSASPEKSLLGSPNSTWKLFKENGSNLLKKFKDFTINDEQEQEYDDYLAKNRNNGIHHFTVKNGLNYEYDTGSEPDQDSNDSDQI; this is encoded by the coding sequence ATGAGTAAAAGAGTGGTGAGCGATTCTACTGGCCTGTATAGGCTAAATATTGTGAATAAAGAGAGAAATAAccaagatgaaaatacGACTGAACAGAAAATACATGGAAATGAACGAGACACAGAGGAATCCTCTCCAAGCAAGGCAGGACAGCCTCCATCGCCAAGAAGAACCGCTCTGAAAATTGACTTGTCAAATACTGAATCCAATGATCAGGAAACGGAGAAGGAAATAATGACAAAGATTGCTAAAgtagaagatgaaattttaCAATGTGAATCAAAATTAGTTAGTTTGAATCAAGAACTGAAAGCATTACAACAGAAATTACGTCCAGTAATAAATCAAAATGCGGTTGATGAAAGGAGTGAGAATACTAGTTTGTTAAGTGCTTCACCTGAGAAGTCGTTATTAGGATCTCCTAACTCAACATGgaaattattcaaagaaaatggatCAAACTTACTTaaaaagttcaaagatttcacCATTAAcgatgaacaagaacaggAATATGATGATTACCTGGCAAAGAACAGGAACAATGGGATACATCACTTCACCGTTAAGAATGGCCTCAATTACGAGTATGATACTGGATCTGAACCCGATCAAGATTCCAATGACAGTGACCAAATATAG
- the STE18 gene encoding Ste18p (similar to uniprot|P18852 Saccharomyces cerevisiae YJR086W STE18 G protein gamma subunit forms a dimer with Ste4p to activate the mating signaling pathway forms a heterotrimer with Gpa1p and Ste4p to dampen signaling C-terminus is palmitoylated and farnesylated which are required for normal signaling), whose product MGELPYKIQELKLRRIEELNNKLRNELARERMTASNACLSIIDYTSTHKDYAVPEVWGYPMVGENPYNNTMRKNNFARSHEETSACCTIM is encoded by the coding sequence ATGGGAGAGTTACCATATAAGATCCaggaattgaaattgagaagaatcgaagaattgaataataAATTAAGAAATGAGCTAGCAAGGGAAAGAATGACTGCGTCAAATGCTTGTTTGTCCATAATCGACTATACCTCAACCCATAAGGATTACGCTGTTCCAGAAGTATGGGGTTACCCAATGGTTGGTGAAAACCCATATAATAATACTATGaggaagaacaattttGCTAGATCTCACGAGGAAACGAGTGCCTGTTGTACCATAATGTGA
- the TMH11 gene encoding Tmh11p (similar to uniprot|P47131 Saccharomyces cerevisiae YJR085C Hypothetical ORF) codes for MDHPSFALAALATIGGTMGYIRKGSVPSLVAGLTFGGIYGYAGYLLKNNADNGLEIALGASSVMLVTGIARGIPGRFKKPVPVVLTVLGGLGTWYYYKKYKEFYP; via the coding sequence ATGGACCATCCAAGTTTTGCTTTAGCTGCTCTAGCCACCATTGGTGGTACCATGGGTTACATCCGTAAGGGAAGTGTTCCATCGTTGGTTGCCGGGTTGACCTTCGGTGGTATTTACGGGTACGCTGGATAccttttgaagaacaatgCTGACAACGGGTTAGAAATCGCATTAGGTGCGTCCAGTGTGATGCTAGTCACCGGTATCGCCAGAGGTATCCCAGGCAGATTCAAGAAACCAGTGCCAGTGGTGTTGACTGTTCTTGGTGGTCTGGGTACTTGGTACTACTACAAGAAGTACAAGGAATTCTACCCATAA
- the VMA13 gene encoding H(+)-transporting V1 sector ATPase subunit H (similar to uniprot|P41807 Saccharomyces cerevisiae YPR036W VMA13 vacuolar ATPase V1 domain subunit H (54 kDa)), which yields MNSQFKHILLDSTHFQRIRHALNSRTIGWDALVRSSEISKFDGETTKSLESRLLKNQKLDLPLDTALTSLLHILETSNNLDVNKCVVNLFSQLLTLEPYNEQLVELLSKRGARDVLNQLYEHTLNKSFSDEQFNLISAFTLVSLLLQFNDTDLASKLLENKQFQSLFKSEHKDSLYLAIRLLQELTVTKAYKQLVWSQEAFYLPIVFQSIFSINENQPQQTNTNNLQIQLQYYALMIIWLLTFDPKITEAFTKEHLAHYLQLLRLIRSTIKEKVVRLSVAIILNGINESVKNHKSTVKNLILLGNAIPTLNQIMERKFLDDELKQDLTTLKESLEAEYHELTSFDEYLAELNSKILLWSPVHQDDQFWLDNLDKFKENNWKLFLQLIDLLKEFITEKRPSSVSLQILLNDIRKVMELDNDSIKILGKDKLIIMQLLQHSDSKVKYEALKTTQVIVSNTFK from the coding sequence ATGAACAGCCAATTTAAGCATATACTACTGGATAGTACTCATTTCCAACGGATTCGTCATGCTTTGAACTCAAGAACAATAGGATGGGATGCGTTGGTGCGCTCGTCTGAGATTAGTAAGTTTGATGGCGAAACGACTAAGAGTCTAGAAAGTagattgttgaaaaatcagAAACTAGACTTACCATTGGACACTGCCTTGACTTCTCTATTACACATTTTAGAAACTTCGAACAACCTGGATGTTAACAAATGTGTTGTCAATCTATTCTCTCAACTATTGACTTTAGAGCCATATAATGAACAGCTAGTCGAATTGCTTTCAAAGAGAGGTGCAAGGGACGTTTTAAACCAATTGTACGAACATACTTTGAATAAATCTTTTTCTGATGAACAGTTCAACTTAATATCTGCTTTCACTTTAGTTTCGTTATTGTTGCAGTTCAACGATACAGATTTAGCTTCAAAACTTTTAGAAAATaaacaatttcaatctttgttcaaatcagaGCATAAAGATTCACTGTACTTGGCAATCAGATTATTACAAGAACTAACTGTTACAAAAGCGTACAAGCAACTGGTTTGGTCCCAAGAAGCGTTTTATTTGCCGATAGTTTTCCAATCAATCTTTTCTATCAATGAAAATCAACCTCAACAAACGAATACAAACAATTTACAAATTCAACTACAATACTACGCGTTAATGATTATCTGGTTATTGACCTTCGATCCTAAGATAACTGAAGCGTTCACTAAGGAACATCTAGCACACTATTTACAACTATTAAGGTTGATTAGATCTACAATTAAGGAAAAAGTCGTCAGACTTTCAGTTGCAATCATTCTAAATGGTATCAATGAATCAGTGAAAAATCATAAATCCACAGTTAAGAATTTAATTTTGCTAGGAAATGCCATCCCTACTTTGAACCAGATAATGGAGAGAAAGTTTTTGgacgatgaattgaaacaagatttaactactttgaaagaatctttgGAAGCAGAGTACCATGAATTAACATCATTCGACGAATATTTGGCGGAGTTGAACTCCAAGATTTTATTATGGTCTCCTGTTCATCAAGACGATCAATTCTGGTTGGAcaatttggataaattcaaagaaaataacTGGAAACTATTCTTGcaattgatagatttattgaaggaatttATCACCGAGAAGAGGCCTTCTTCGGTCagtcttcaaattttgtTGAATGACATCCGCAAAGTCATGGAATTGGATAAtgattctatcaaaatACTTGGTAAAGACAAATTGATAATAATGCAACTTTTACAACATTCTGATTCGAAGGTCAAATATGAAGCTTTGAAGACCACACAGGTGATAGTGTCTAACACattcaaataa
- the GLN1 gene encoding glutamate--ammonia ligase (highly similar to uniprot|P32288 Saccharomyces cerevisiae YPR035W GLN1 Glutamine synthetase (GS) synthesizes glutamine from glutamate and ammonia with Glt1p forms the secondary pathway for glutamate biosynthesis from ammonia expression regulated by nitrogen source and by amino acid limitation), whose protein sequence is MAATSDIVEKTHILQKYLELDQRGAIIAEYVWIDSEGGLRSKGRTLNKKVTSVDSLPEWNFDGSSTGQAPGHDSDIYLKPVAFYPDPFRRGDNIVVLAECWNNDGTPNKFNHRHEAAKLFEAHKDAEMWFGLEQEYTLFDQYDQVYGWPKGGFPAPQGPYYCGVGAGKVFARDVIEAHYRACLYAGVNISGINAEVMPSQWEFQVGPCEGIAMADQLWIARYFLHRVAEEFGVKVSLHPKPLKGDWNGAGCHTNVSTKLMRAPGGMKYIEDAIEKLSKRHNEHIKLYGADNEQRLTGRHETASMSTFSSGVANRGASIRIPRSVNKEGYGYFEDRRPASNIDPYLVTGIMCETVCGAIENANMTKEYERESL, encoded by the coding sequence ATGGCTGCTACTAGTGATATTGTCGAAAAGACTCACATTTTACAAAAATATTTGGAATTAGACCAAAGAGGTGCTATCATCGCCGAATACGTTTGGATTGATTCCGAAGGTGGTTTGAGATCCAAGGGTAGAACCTTGAACAAGAAGGTCACATCCGTTGATTCTTTGCCAGAGTGGAACTTTGATGGTTCTTCTACCGGCCAAGCTCCAGGTCATGACTCCGATATCTACTTGAAGCCTGTTGCCTTCTACCCAGATCCATTTAGAAGAGGTGACAACATTGTTGTTTTGGCTGAATGTTGGAACAACGATGGTACTCCAAATAAGTTCAACCACAGACATGAAGCTGCTAAGTTGTTCGAAGCTCACAAGGATGCTGAGATGTGGTTCGGTTTGGAACAAGAATACACTTTGTTCGACCAATACGATCAAGTATATGGCTGGCCAAAGGGTGGTTTCCCAGCTCCACAAGGTCCATACTACTGTGGTGTTGGTGCCGGTAAGGTCTTTGCTCGTGACGTCATCGAAGCTCATTACAGAGCCTGTTTGTATGCCGGTGTGAACATCTCTGGTATCAACGCTGAAGTCATGCCATCTCAATGGGAATTCCAAGTCGGTCCATGTGAAGGTATCGCCATGGCTGATCAATTGTGGATCGCCAGATACTTCCTGCATAGAGTAGCCGAAGAATTCGGTGTTAAGGTTTCTCTACATCCAAAGCCATTGAAGGGTGACTGGAACGGTGCTGGTTGTCACACCAACGTTTCTACCAAGCTAATGAGAGCTCCAGGTGGTATGAAGTACATCGAAGATGCTATCGAAAAGTTGTCCAAGAGACATAACGAACACATCAAGCTATATGGTGCTGACAACGAACAAAGATTGACTGGTAGACATGAAACCGCATCCATGTCCACCTTCTCTTCTGGTGTCGCCAACCGTGGTGCTTCCATTAGAATCCCAAGATCTGTCAACAAAGAGGGATACGGATATTTCGAAGACAGAAGACCTGCCTCCAACATTGACCCTTACTTGGTTACTGGTATCATGTGTGAAACTGTCTGTGGTGCTATTGAAAACGCCAACATGACTAAGGAATACGAAAGAGAATCTttataa
- a CDS encoding uncharacterized protein (weakly similar to uniprot|P47130 Saccharomyces cerevisiae YJR084W CSN12 Subunit of the Cop9 signalosome which is required for deneddylation or removal of the ubiquitin-like protein Rub1p from Cdc53p (cullin) involved in adaptation to pheromone signaling), whose amino-acid sequence MAQLVYLCFRDNTLSEPFSNLIDMKYDHQIKVSKPSFKLPEFEKVKQLIEICNELKRTYKKEPNGGSPQLFHLALEQLRVLNRIYENRTNWMTELLYQSGEQLYAIANKLDEIQNKLDGPEDTGDGDEEESYLIQAGRVMHMTLNICFKDRNERVDENRKIGVFYIGTLLFKLYNRIKAYGLLNNMCKVFESHFNEIGPYLSRINNDLIVIRFKFYMGLYYGYEKNNYALGFKWLQETFDICTLYESIPSTYKVRSQVLIYLIPMRILHLRHYPRLAPLRRTYPSVAKIYTMLVKSLCTGNLKLYEKFIEDNEFYLVKRNLYVTVLKMKELVELKLVKKAWILNGGNTKVPLDMLAKAFQISRGTPCHVTENVAPNHDQELDELECILATLISKNYIKGYLSHSHRVMMTSKTPFPGLAKPLER is encoded by the coding sequence ATGGCCCAATTAGTATACCTGTGTTTCCGTGATAACACGCTCAGCGAACCCTTCTCGAACTTGATTGATATGAAATACGATCACCAGATCAAGGTATCAAAACCATCGTTCAAGTTGCCAGAGTTTGAAAAGGTGAAGcaattgattgaaatttgcaatgagttgaaaagaacttaCAAGAAAGAACCAAATGGAGGTTCGCCCCAGTTGTTCCACTTGGCTTTGGAACAACTTCGTGTATTGAACAGAATATATGAGAACAGGACGAATTGGATGACGGAGTTGTTATACCAGAGTGGAGAACAACTGTATGCCATTGCCAATAAGCTAGATGAGATCCAAAACAAGCTGGACGGACCAGAAGATACCGGAGATGGAGATGAGGAAGAATCCTATTTGATTCAGGCAGGGAGAGTGATGCATATGACGTTAAACATATGTTTCAAAGATCGTAACGAAAGAGTGGATGAAAATAGGAAAATCGGTGTTTTCTACATTGGTACATTGTTGTTCAAGTTGTACAACCGGATCAAAGCGTATGGATTATTGAACAACATGTGTAAAGTGTTCGAATCtcatttcaatgaaatcGGACCGTACCTTTCTCGAATCAATAATGATTTAATTGTCATTCGATTCAAATTTTACATGGGGCTATACTACGGGTATGAGAAGAATAACTACGCATTGGGATTCAAATGGCTGCAAGAGACTTTTGACATCTGTACCTTGTATGAGAGCATACCTTCCACGTACAAGGTAAGAAGCCAAGTGCTAATATATCTAATTCCAATGAGGATATTACATTTAAGACATTATCCAAGGTTAGCACCGTTAAGACGGACATACCCATCAGTGGCTAAAATATACACCATGTTGGTGAAAAGTTTATGCACTGGCAACTTGAAACTCTATGAGAAATTTATTGAAGACAATGAGTTTTACCTAGTCAAGAGGAACTTATACGTTACTGTCCTCAAGATGAAGGAACTAgtggaattgaaacttGTGAAAAAAGCTTGGATCTTGAATGGAGGTAACACTAAGGTACCATTAGACATGTTGGCAAAAGCATTTCAAATATCACGAGGAACACcatgtcacgtgacagAAAATGTTGCCCCAAACCATGATCAAGAACTCGATGAGCTGGAATGTATCCTTGCAACTTtgatttcgaagaattACATCAAAGGATACCTATCGCATTCTCACAGGGTTATGATGACGAGTAAGACACCCTTCCCCGGATTAGCTAAGCCATTGGAAAGGTGA